One Persicobacter psychrovividus DNA window includes the following coding sequences:
- a CDS encoding peroxiredoxin-like family protein has translation MTFQEKLSNLKDRLEGKIPEDKLKIMHQATEDLKQSGLKNSVLGENEPAPSFSLVNQNGVPISSKDLLKKGPLVLTFYRGVWCPYCNLDLANLNHYEAEIHDLGAQMVAISPEKPSYLKEIIETQRLRFDILHDKDNELAKAFQLAFTLPADLIEVYKAFNINLPEHQGNEDWMLPMPARFVIDQRGTIRYAESEEDYRQRPDPDELMSALKKL, from the coding sequence ATGACATTTCAGGAAAAATTATCCAACTTAAAAGATCGGTTGGAAGGGAAAATCCCAGAGGATAAGTTGAAAATTATGCATCAAGCGACTGAAGATTTAAAACAGTCGGGCCTGAAGAATTCGGTATTGGGCGAAAATGAGCCCGCGCCTTCTTTCTCATTGGTCAATCAAAACGGCGTTCCCATATCGAGTAAAGACTTATTGAAAAAGGGGCCTTTGGTACTGACCTTTTACCGTGGGGTATGGTGCCCCTATTGCAACCTTGACCTCGCAAACCTGAACCATTACGAGGCAGAGATACACGATTTGGGTGCCCAGATGGTGGCGATCTCTCCTGAAAAGCCGAGCTATCTGAAAGAGATTATCGAAACTCAGCGGTTGCGTTTTGATATTCTGCACGATAAAGATAACGAGCTCGCCAAGGCGTTTCAGCTCGCATTTACTTTGCCTGCGGACCTGATTGAAGTTTATAAGGCTTTTAATATCAATTTGCCTGAACATCAGGGCAATGAAGATTGGATGCTTCCAATGCCTGCCCGTTTTGTGATTGATCAAAGAGGGACAATACGATATGCGGAAAGCGAAGAAGATTACCGTCAGCGGCCAGACCCTGACGAACTGATGTCCGCGCTGAAAAAGCTATAA
- a CDS encoding M13 family metallopeptidase, protein MMIENPLRKIGYTALFSLCFMACSEKEPAQQPKDNTVHGINIKNMDKRVDPSEDFYKYVNGGWDASTNIPDDQLMWGSFNELEERNVKAQKEIIEQALQNKDKLKGDQLKAIQIYALAKDTESINKEGHAVLDATIAAIAKVKDKKQIPELAGQLATLGVGSFFDANVSTDRKNSKENALYFEQGGLTLPDRQYYLDQSEHFESIRTAYADYIAALFTKMGNNEDVAQQKAKHILDVESKIAKISWTPAKLRNPDKTYNKMSASKFDRSFAHFDLNAYMKAANIDASAAKEIIVGQPDYFQHLGRIMHALSLDELKDYLAFRTINSYASFFGEEYHQLTFDFFSKKLNGAKKMQPEWKRNLSIVNATVGEGFGQLYVAKVFPEEAKAQAAGLIKNIRTVLGERIDQLSWMSEETKKKAHEKLDKITVKIGYPDKWKSYENLKVDPQSFLQTIINVNKFEYSEMVNKLGQPVDKSKWEMNPQEVNAYYEPTNNEIVFPAAILQPPFYDYKADKAVNYGGIGAVIGHEITHGFDDEGRKYDADGNQKDWWTKEDAEHFDALAQKVVAQFNDYTVLDSVHVNGQLTLGENIADLGGVTLAYHALLKDLEKNGRPGKIDGFTPEQRFFMSWATVWRTKARNEIKRRLVMVDPHAPGQYRAFAPLSNFEPFQKAFNIKDGTPMVRKDRIVIW, encoded by the coding sequence ATGATGATTGAAAATCCGTTGCGTAAAATCGGATATACTGCCCTGTTTTCCTTGTGCTTCATGGCATGTAGCGAAAAAGAGCCCGCACAGCAACCCAAAGACAATACCGTCCATGGTATCAATATCAAAAACATGGATAAACGGGTTGATCCTTCCGAGGATTTCTACAAATATGTAAATGGTGGGTGGGATGCCTCTACCAATATTCCTGATGATCAACTCATGTGGGGATCCTTCAATGAACTTGAAGAAAGAAATGTGAAGGCCCAAAAGGAAATTATTGAACAAGCCTTGCAAAATAAGGACAAGCTCAAAGGTGATCAGCTCAAAGCCATTCAAATTTATGCCTTGGCCAAAGACACCGAAAGCATCAATAAAGAAGGCCACGCGGTACTGGATGCGACCATTGCCGCTATTGCCAAGGTGAAGGATAAAAAACAAATTCCCGAACTTGCTGGACAATTAGCTACTTTGGGCGTCGGCAGCTTTTTTGATGCCAATGTGAGTACAGACCGAAAAAATTCCAAGGAAAATGCCCTGTATTTTGAGCAAGGCGGCCTGACCCTGCCTGACCGCCAGTATTACCTGGATCAAAGCGAACATTTTGAAAGTATCCGAACGGCTTATGCGGACTATATTGCCGCCCTTTTTACCAAAATGGGTAACAATGAGGACGTGGCGCAGCAAAAAGCAAAACACATTCTGGATGTAGAGTCAAAAATCGCAAAAATTTCGTGGACTCCCGCCAAGCTTCGGAATCCTGACAAGACTTACAACAAAATGTCTGCAAGTAAATTTGATCGCTCTTTTGCTCATTTTGATTTGAATGCTTATATGAAAGCGGCCAATATTGATGCTTCCGCGGCAAAGGAAATCATCGTTGGGCAACCCGATTACTTTCAGCATTTAGGAAGAATCATGCACGCATTGTCTTTGGATGAACTTAAAGATTATTTGGCTTTCAGAACCATTAACAGTTACGCTTCCTTTTTTGGGGAGGAATATCACCAATTGACTTTCGACTTTTTCAGTAAGAAGCTCAATGGCGCCAAGAAAATGCAACCAGAATGGAAACGCAACCTCAGCATTGTTAATGCTACCGTGGGAGAAGGTTTTGGGCAATTATATGTAGCGAAGGTATTTCCTGAGGAGGCGAAAGCACAAGCAGCAGGACTGATAAAAAATATTCGAACAGTTTTGGGAGAACGTATTGACCAACTCTCGTGGATGAGTGAGGAGACCAAGAAAAAAGCCCATGAAAAGCTGGACAAAATTACGGTAAAAATCGGATACCCTGATAAATGGAAATCCTATGAAAACTTGAAAGTCGATCCGCAATCTTTCTTACAGACCATCATTAATGTCAACAAGTTTGAATATAGTGAAATGGTCAATAAACTGGGGCAGCCTGTTGACAAAAGCAAATGGGAAATGAACCCTCAGGAGGTCAATGCTTATTATGAGCCTACCAATAATGAAATTGTGTTCCCTGCCGCAATCCTGCAACCGCCTTTTTATGATTATAAAGCTGATAAAGCGGTTAATTATGGTGGCATTGGTGCTGTTATTGGTCATGAAATCACGCATGGTTTTGATGATGAAGGCCGTAAATATGATGCCGATGGTAACCAGAAAGACTGGTGGACAAAAGAAGATGCCGAGCATTTTGATGCCCTTGCACAAAAAGTCGTTGCGCAGTTCAATGATTATACCGTCCTTGACTCCGTTCATGTGAATGGCCAATTGACCCTGGGCGAAAACATTGCCGATCTTGGTGGGGTTACGCTGGCTTACCATGCACTGCTGAAAGACCTTGAGAAAAATGGCAGACCTGGCAAGATTGATGGGTTCACTCCTGAACAACGTTTCTTCATGTCGTGGGCTACCGTTTGGAGAACGAAAGCGCGAAACGAAATTAAACGCCGATTGGTGATGGTTGATCCACATGCGCCAGGGCAGTACCGTGCTTTTGCTCCGCTGAGTAATTTTGAGCCTTTCCAAAAAGCATTCAACATTAAAGATGGCACTCCGATGGTTCGAAAAGACAGAATCGTCATCTGGTAA
- a CDS encoding HAMP domain-containing sensor histidine kinase, which yields MNGIIRLFSQLTGTDSKFTLAEKVVNIIALIMVSAALINGLLHSTLQLPKIYLFAFSYLVVANSLVLILNRYLRKFNWAVLLFLSSEVVIFTADFVAMGGIVGPSPLLLICFHVINYNLLDNRKHGLYFIFSTLLIIALVKINLLFPEISAPMQDALPGRIGQLITVNTMTSISLWLFKRQDNHRAIRLKDTNEDQQQLIEAIENDFFIVKFDDDLNIRYKSASVDRILGPMRASKQLDLLRSLVRPQEGDTIYESDFRAFQQRVYLRINQKHLRNKKNGAFVQLIVQNITTQKEHEKQLMSSLKKELEINKMKNEFIAMVSHQFRTPLTTIYSAIEILQLHSGEENAFAKRKYDQVFHSVNSLTVMMERLLDFGKLEANEVQIKPVQLDMVSFIHTILDKQKFSESKDRIQFSANVEQLIVYADTYLMEHILGNLLSNAIKYSPNGDRVSLRLSASKKHYNISVTDQGIGIAQKEIPKLFNPFFRAKNTENIKGTGIGLAFVKQFVELHHGTVTVMSELGKGTTFMIKFPLEEGLPRPVKKFNENQLSDKRILSSKNHQ from the coding sequence ATGAATGGAATAATCAGGCTTTTTAGTCAATTAACAGGTACCGATTCCAAATTCACTTTGGCTGAAAAAGTCGTGAACATTATTGCTTTAATAATGGTCTCGGCCGCGCTTATTAACGGCCTCTTGCATTCAACACTTCAACTGCCAAAGATCTATCTTTTCGCCTTCAGCTATTTGGTGGTGGCCAATTCTTTGGTACTGATCCTTAACAGGTACCTGAGAAAATTCAACTGGGCCGTTTTACTATTCCTCTCTTCGGAAGTGGTCATTTTTACTGCAGATTTTGTCGCCATGGGCGGAATTGTAGGTCCATCTCCTCTTTTATTGATTTGCTTTCATGTGATCAATTACAATTTGCTCGACAACCGAAAACATGGCCTCTACTTTATTTTCTCTACCCTATTAATTATTGCGCTGGTAAAAATCAACCTGCTGTTTCCTGAAATTTCCGCACCAATGCAGGATGCCCTACCTGGCAGGATTGGGCAACTCATCACCGTGAACACCATGACTTCCATCTCGCTTTGGCTTTTCAAACGACAGGACAATCACCGAGCGATCCGGCTGAAAGACACCAATGAAGATCAGCAACAATTGATTGAGGCAATTGAAAATGACTTCTTTATTGTCAAATTTGATGATGACCTCAATATCAGGTATAAAAGTGCTTCCGTGGATAGGATCCTGGGGCCAATGAGGGCATCAAAACAATTGGACCTGCTCCGCAGCCTTGTAAGACCACAGGAGGGAGATACGATTTATGAAAGTGACTTTCGTGCCTTTCAGCAACGGGTATATTTACGGATCAACCAAAAGCACCTCCGCAATAAGAAAAATGGCGCTTTTGTTCAGCTGATTGTTCAGAATATTACCACACAAAAAGAGCATGAAAAACAATTGATGTCCTCTCTGAAGAAGGAACTCGAAATCAATAAAATGAAAAATGAGTTTATCGCAATGGTGTCCCATCAATTCAGAACCCCACTGACGACCATTTACAGCGCCATAGAAATCCTTCAGCTGCATTCAGGTGAAGAGAATGCTTTTGCAAAACGAAAATATGACCAGGTTTTTCACTCTGTAAACAGCCTGACTGTGATGATGGAAAGATTACTGGATTTTGGAAAGTTGGAGGCCAATGAAGTGCAGATAAAGCCCGTGCAATTGGACATGGTCTCCTTTATCCATACCATTTTGGACAAACAAAAATTTTCTGAAAGCAAAGACCGTATTCAGTTTTCCGCCAATGTAGAACAGCTGATCGTGTATGCCGACACTTATCTCATGGAACACATTTTAGGCAACCTGTTGTCCAATGCCATCAAGTATTCCCCAAATGGTGACCGCGTTTCTTTGCGATTATCGGCCTCAAAAAAACACTACAACATTTCTGTTACCGACCAGGGAATTGGGATTGCGCAAAAGGAAATCCCCAAACTTTTCAATCCCTTTTTCAGGGCAAAAAATACAGAAAATATTAAAGGAACGGGAATCGGGCTGGCCTTCGTGAAGCAGTTTGTTGAACTCCACCACGGAACGGTAACAGTGATGAGTGAACTGGGGAAAGGGACTACTTTTATGATCAAATTCCCGCTTGAAGAAGGGCTCCCCAGACCCGTTAAAAAATTTAATGAAAACCAGCTGAGCGATAAAAGAATCCTGTCAAGCAAAAACCATCAATAA
- a CDS encoding HAMP domain-containing sensor histidine kinase: MIHLKHFINIIIGDDRHTTLAVRTLNAITLFATFSSVLNLVLFEELAMPEPYRYSFSIIALCGVVSYTLNRFFRWHNLALLPFILSELTVFGTDFFIMGGITGPAPILLILLHIINFNLLNKKFHLHYFITFNILIPALCVVHYYQPQLSNEISDINTSRLIQFVLINFMSTAILWIFKHKDSQRAVKLEYTNNRQHQLIHAIENDFFIVQFDHQQQIIYTSPSTAQILQTIPKDAQQSLLQSLVHLGVATVTYEKKFQFDNGEEIYLSVNQHEFDDPETGKNIQLIVQNITNRKTHENKILNALQKESELNRMKNEFITMVSHQFRTPLTTIQSANQLIQYQISEGVPLTSTSVEPRFNQVFDAINSLTEMMERLLDYGKMEANELQARVQPTNLKAILLTQVKRFHHNLKIDRIKATFEGEERLLNLDPYFMEHVIINLISNAIKYSEGDIFISLKYGQQECQLAIKDHGIGISPQEIPHLFEPFYRAKNTENIKGTGIGLSFVKKIVELHGGEINVQSTINKATVFTLKLPYQFTLTQQAPPPYPKTSHTLER, translated from the coding sequence ATGATCCACCTAAAGCATTTCATAAATATCATCATTGGGGATGATCGCCATACCACCCTTGCCGTGCGGACTTTGAACGCCATCACCCTTTTTGCCACTTTCTCTTCCGTGTTAAACCTCGTCTTGTTTGAGGAGTTAGCGATGCCCGAACCATATCGGTACAGTTTTTCTATCATTGCGCTATGCGGTGTTGTCAGCTATACCCTCAATCGCTTTTTCCGATGGCATAATTTGGCCCTATTGCCTTTTATTCTCTCTGAACTGACCGTATTTGGCACTGATTTTTTCATTATGGGAGGAATTACCGGGCCTGCACCGATTTTATTGATCCTCTTGCATATCATTAACTTTAATCTGCTAAACAAAAAATTTCACCTCCATTACTTTATCACCTTCAATATCCTCATCCCCGCTTTATGTGTGGTCCATTATTACCAACCGCAGCTCTCCAATGAGATTAGCGACATCAATACCTCCCGCCTGATTCAGTTTGTGCTCATCAATTTCATGTCCACAGCAATATTATGGATCTTCAAACACAAAGACAGTCAGCGGGCCGTAAAATTAGAATATACCAACAACCGCCAACATCAATTAATTCATGCCATTGAAAATGACTTTTTTATCGTTCAGTTCGATCATCAGCAACAAATAATTTACACCAGCCCCTCCACGGCCCAAATCCTTCAAACAATCCCAAAAGATGCGCAGCAAAGCTTGTTGCAATCTTTGGTACATCTGGGCGTGGCAACTGTGACCTATGAAAAAAAATTCCAATTTGATAATGGAGAAGAAATCTATCTGAGTGTGAATCAGCATGAATTTGACGATCCTGAAACGGGTAAGAACATTCAGCTGATCGTTCAAAATATTACCAACAGAAAAACACATGAAAACAAAATCCTGAATGCCTTACAAAAAGAATCGGAGCTCAACCGAATGAAAAATGAATTTATCACCATGGTTTCTCATCAATTCAGGACGCCATTAACCACCATTCAGTCGGCAAATCAACTTATTCAATATCAGATTTCCGAAGGAGTACCATTGACCAGCACCTCCGTTGAGCCGCGTTTCAATCAGGTTTTTGATGCCATCAATTCTTTGACCGAAATGATGGAAAGGCTGCTCGATTATGGCAAAATGGAAGCCAACGAATTGCAGGCACGTGTTCAGCCTACCAACCTGAAAGCTATTCTTCTAACACAGGTGAAGCGCTTTCACCACAATTTAAAGATCGACCGCATTAAAGCTACATTCGAGGGCGAAGAACGACTCCTGAACCTTGACCCCTATTTTATGGAGCATGTGATTATTAACCTGATCAGTAATGCAATAAAATACTCCGAGGGCGATATTTTTATCTCCCTGAAATATGGTCAGCAGGAATGTCAATTGGCCATTAAAGACCATGGAATAGGGATTTCACCACAGGAAATCCCTCACTTATTTGAGCCATTTTACAGGGCTAAAAATACAGAAAACATCAAAGGAACGGGGATTGGTCTTTCCTTTGTCAAAAAAATTGTGGAGCTCCACGGTGGAGAAATCAATGTCCAAAGTACCATTAATAAAGCGACGGTCTTTACCTTGAAGCTTCCCTACCAATTTACCCTCACCCAACAAGCACCGCCCCCTTACCCAAAAACGAGCCATACCCTTGAGAGGTGA
- a CDS encoding HAMP domain-containing sensor histidine kinase produces the protein MARKLNYLNILGVDDQFSLSEKIINAAALVMIASAILCLIFLAPNINLHPAYNYSFKYMAVANVLVLVFNRYYRKFNIALGIFLSIELAMLYSDFVGTGGLVGTSPIFLMVCHMLNYNMLHIKHHPLYFLCSTSLIFIAIGYNLINPDLSAPLQYQIFSRIGEILSVDLLGSAALWLFKRQDYTRSQKLKEINDHQKQLIESIEDDFFIVQYDRQLKPYYHSHSFNSIFPEIAPNQIDRLWAQLIDPHRNNQVREQTIKINGKNVHLKINQKVFNPATARQYTQIIVQDITQQKNHEENLYASLRKESRLNKAKNEFITMVSHQFRTPLTTIQSAHQLIAYQIEQDIKKPPTKYQPRFNQISESIESLTGMMERLLDFGRIEADDLQPSYRKIDLLPLINRQIAQRINDREIHLSIAGKKQPVYADANLLEHVIINLISNAIKYSEQPIEIKVHFQAADYQIAFIDQGIGISPPELERLFEPFFRAKNTENFKGTGIGLSFVKKFVELHHGNVSVQSKPSEGSKFMITIPYLPTESANRSTQKIDLPY, from the coding sequence ATGGCACGAAAGCTCAATTATTTAAATATTCTCGGCGTTGACGATCAGTTTTCTCTTTCCGAAAAAATTATCAACGCAGCGGCATTGGTCATGATTGCTTCAGCCATACTTTGCCTGATCTTTTTGGCTCCCAACATAAACCTTCACCCCGCATATAATTACTCCTTCAAATATATGGCCGTCGCCAATGTTCTGGTATTAGTTTTCAATCGCTACTATCGTAAATTTAATATTGCCCTCGGTATTTTCCTTTCCATTGAGTTGGCCATGCTGTATTCTGATTTTGTCGGTACGGGTGGGCTTGTAGGCACGAGCCCTATATTCCTGATGGTTTGCCATATGCTGAATTACAATATGCTACATATTAAGCATCATCCTCTTTATTTTTTATGCAGTACCAGTCTGATATTCATCGCTATCGGCTACAACCTCATCAACCCGGACCTTTCAGCACCTCTTCAGTATCAAATTTTTAGCCGCATTGGGGAGATTTTATCCGTAGACCTTTTGGGCTCGGCAGCGCTATGGTTATTCAAGCGACAAGATTATACAAGAAGCCAAAAGCTAAAGGAAATCAATGATCACCAAAAACAACTTATTGAGTCCATTGAAGATGACTTTTTTATTGTACAGTACGATCGCCAGTTAAAGCCATATTATCATAGCCACTCCTTCAACAGCATTTTTCCTGAAATTGCGCCAAATCAAATTGACCGGCTTTGGGCACAGTTAATTGATCCTCACCGAAACAATCAGGTACGGGAACAAACCATTAAGATTAATGGCAAAAACGTTCACCTGAAAATTAACCAAAAGGTATTCAACCCTGCCACTGCCCGACAGTACACGCAAATCATTGTGCAGGATATTACGCAGCAGAAAAACCATGAAGAAAACCTATATGCTTCGCTGAGAAAAGAATCACGGTTAAACAAGGCTAAAAATGAATTCATCACCATGGTTTCTCATCAGTTCAGGACTCCGCTGACCACCATCCAAAGTGCGCATCAGTTGATTGCCTATCAAATTGAACAAGACATTAAAAAGCCACCGACGAAATATCAGCCAAGGTTTAATCAAATTTCCGAATCCATTGAATCCTTAACGGGCATGATGGAGCGATTACTTGATTTTGGCAGAATTGAAGCCGATGACCTTCAGCCAAGTTATCGAAAAATAGACTTGCTGCCACTGATTAACCGGCAAATTGCCCAACGAATAAATGATCGGGAAATTCATTTATCGATAGCAGGAAAAAAACAGCCCGTGTACGCCGACGCCAACCTGTTGGAGCATGTCATCATTAACCTGATCAGCAATGCGATTAAGTATTCTGAGCAACCGATAGAGATTAAGGTCCATTTTCAGGCGGCAGATTATCAGATCGCCTTCATCGATCAGGGAATTGGAATTTCGCCCCCTGAGCTTGAGCGGTTGTTTGAGCCCTTTTTCAGAGCAAAAAACACGGAGAATTTTAAAGGTACAGGCATTGGTTTATCGTTTGTAAAGAAGTTCGTCGAGCTTCACCACGGAAATGTAAGTGTTCAGAGCAAACCTTCAGAAGGTTCAAAATTCATGATCACTATTCCTTACCTGCCTACTGAAAGCGCAAACCGTTCTACCCAAAAAATCGACTTACCTTACTGA
- a CDS encoding HAMP domain-containing sensor histidine kinase, translated as MNFRKHISSIGAFLSLVMGTRSLFTMEERVLNSFTFMVALLASCVLTANEVLGLSVAMQEVVFSGIILSITSQILNRVFRKYHLAFACFLLLQTIGVTTHYIAIQGIYGLFPLLIICFHVFNIHLLKPHRQIPYILISAVFVITLFKFGEQFQLFLELPEINLSEKTRYAQFVAANVLCLIGLIFFKKQIYFSRKKLDRNLKDQEQLIEAIETDFYILKANRAFNLTYASQSFMNEFSNWSAQEVRIFLQKIIHRKEENFRQEVSYTYLQKKRYFRVHQRYYPNEEENNYQLILQDITESKDNEKQLNLALRKELELNKMKNEFITMVSHQFRTPLTTIQSANQLIQYKMEEVVPEEDSPRMTSKFNQVFESVESLTGMMERLLDYGKMEANEINPTFQEIELESIIQKQINRTSPERVNFSVTGESKRVSADPYFMEHIVINLLTNALKYSEKQVRIQLQYTGETYALSVKDQGIGIAQKELSRLFTPFFRAQNTENFKGTGIGLSFVKKFVELHGGTVEVDSVPGQGACFKIHMPVQPTLKAIPSE; from the coding sequence TTGAATTTTCGAAAGCATATATCTTCCATTGGCGCCTTTCTTTCCCTCGTGATGGGTACTCGCTCCCTGTTCACAATGGAGGAGCGTGTACTCAATTCGTTTACCTTCATGGTGGCGCTTCTTGCTTCTTGCGTTTTAACGGCCAATGAGGTATTGGGGCTTTCGGTGGCCATGCAGGAGGTGGTGTTCAGCGGTATAATTTTATCCATTACCTCTCAAATTCTAAATCGGGTTTTCAGAAAATATCACCTGGCTTTTGCCTGCTTTTTGCTATTGCAAACCATTGGGGTAACGACCCACTACATTGCCATCCAAGGCATTTATGGTCTGTTTCCGCTCTTGATCATTTGTTTTCATGTTTTTAATATTCACCTGCTCAAGCCCCATCGGCAAATTCCATATATCCTGATCAGTGCCGTTTTTGTCATTACATTATTTAAGTTTGGGGAACAATTTCAGCTGTTTCTTGAGTTACCAGAAATCAACCTGTCAGAAAAAACACGATATGCCCAGTTCGTTGCGGCAAATGTGCTTTGCTTAATCGGCCTCATCTTTTTTAAAAAACAAATCTATTTCTCACGAAAAAAACTGGATCGAAACCTCAAGGATCAAGAACAACTGATTGAGGCCATCGAAACTGATTTTTATATCCTGAAGGCCAATCGGGCATTCAACCTCACTTATGCGAGCCAATCCTTCATGAATGAATTTTCTAATTGGTCAGCCCAGGAGGTTCGTATTTTTCTGCAAAAAATTATTCACCGTAAAGAGGAAAACTTCCGACAAGAGGTCAGTTATACATACCTTCAAAAAAAACGCTATTTCAGGGTACATCAGCGCTATTATCCGAATGAAGAGGAGAACAATTACCAGCTCATTCTTCAGGATATTACGGAATCAAAGGACAATGAAAAACAGCTCAACCTTGCATTGCGCAAAGAGCTGGAACTTAATAAGATGAAAAATGAATTCATCACGATGGTTTCCCATCAGTTCAGAACACCATTAACTACCATTCAGAGCGCCAACCAATTGATCCAGTACAAAATGGAAGAAGTGGTTCCTGAAGAAGACAGCCCGAGAATGACGAGCAAGTTCAATCAAGTGTTTGAATCCGTAGAATCGCTCACGGGCATGATGGAGCGACTCCTTGATTATGGTAAGATGGAAGCCAACGAGATCAACCCCACTTTCCAGGAGATTGAGTTGGAAAGTATTATTCAGAAACAGATTAACAGGACTTCTCCCGAGCGGGTTAATTTCTCGGTAACAGGGGAATCGAAAAGGGTGTCTGCGGATCCCTATTTCATGGAACATATCGTGATTAACCTGTTGACCAATGCCTTGAAGTATTCTGAGAAACAGGTCAGGATTCAGCTGCAATACACGGGTGAGACCTACGCACTGTCGGTCAAAGATCAGGGGATTGGGATTGCCCAAAAGGAACTCAGCCGATTATTCACTCCCTTTTTCAGGGCACAAAACACCGAAAACTTTAAAGGTACAGGTATCGGCCTGTCTTTTGTGAAAAAATTTGTTGAACTCCACGGCGGAACGGTAGAAGTAGACAGCGTGCCTGGTCAAGGTGCCTGCTTCAAAATACATATGCCTGTGCAGCCGACACTCAAGGCAATACCGTCGGAATAA
- a CDS encoding HAMP domain-containing sensor histidine kinase yields MAIREMVIFAVIMAPASHLINRFLRKFTLAFLLFSLLVFIGAATHYIYAQGISGIFPLLILSFNIYIINLLKPKQHLPYIVLSSVSIGLLILTADYLRPLFPLTELSAADDQARLAQFIANDILCLVGLVIFRREIHHSRTLLNRNLKDQHHLINAIERDFFILKANKDMTITHISDSFKNQFPSWSHIDIQNFLKEHSFQKKENFEKELALTINQQPLYLRIHQQYYPHEFENNYQFIIQDISKIKNNEKKLHLALTKELELNKMKNEFITMVSHQFRTPLTTIQSANQLIQLRVDAMTAAEESSKLKNNFNQVFESVESLTGMMERLLDYGKMEANEIKPTFQQVNLEQLIEKQIKRTSAERIQFGIEGTPRLVNADPYFLEHIIINLLTNALKYSEQQVDMLLTFEAEQYELLVKDYGIGIEANELDQLFHPFFRAQNTENIRGTGIGLSFVKKFVELHGGTVDVKSVLTQGSCFWITIPINPQQVMVPVESPNKGDEQPFKIINNRMKNNT; encoded by the coding sequence ATGGCCATTCGGGAAATGGTCATTTTCGCTGTTATAATGGCGCCAGCGTCGCATCTTATCAATCGTTTCCTTCGGAAATTCACCCTCGCCTTCCTGCTCTTTTCCCTATTGGTTTTTATCGGCGCAGCTACACATTATATTTATGCCCAGGGCATTTCTGGCATATTCCCGCTATTAATCCTCTCTTTCAACATTTATATCATCAACCTGCTCAAGCCAAAGCAGCACCTGCCATATATCGTTCTCAGTTCAGTCAGTATTGGCCTTTTAATTTTGACTGCTGATTATTTACGCCCGCTTTTTCCATTAACTGAGCTCTCAGCCGCTGACGATCAGGCTCGTTTAGCCCAGTTTATTGCCAACGATATCCTCTGCCTGGTGGGGTTGGTCATTTTCAGAAGAGAGATACACCATTCAAGAACTTTGCTGAATCGGAACCTGAAAGATCAACATCACCTGATCAATGCCATTGAGCGAGATTTCTTCATTTTGAAGGCCAATAAAGATATGACCATTACCCACATCAGCGATTCCTTCAAAAATCAATTTCCTTCATGGTCGCATATCGATATTCAAAATTTCCTGAAAGAGCATAGCTTTCAAAAAAAAGAAAACTTTGAGAAGGAGCTGGCCTTGACCATTAATCAACAGCCTCTGTATTTACGAATCCATCAGCAATATTACCCCCACGAGTTCGAAAACAACTACCAGTTCATTATACAGGACATTTCCAAAATAAAAAATAACGAGAAAAAGCTGCACCTTGCACTGACCAAAGAACTCGAACTCAACAAAATGAAAAATGAGTTTATCACCATGGTATCTCATCAGTTCAGAACCCCTTTAACGACGATTCAAAGTGCCAACCAACTGATTCAGTTAAGGGTTGATGCCATGACAGCAGCGGAAGAGTCATCAAAGCTGAAGAATAACTTCAACCAGGTCTTTGAATCTGTGGAATCCCTGACAGGCATGATGGAACGCTTGCTTGATTATGGTAAAATGGAAGCCAATGAAATTAAGCCTACTTTCCAACAGGTCAATCTTGAGCAACTTATTGAAAAACAAATTAAGCGGACTTCTGCTGAACGTATTCAATTTGGTATCGAAGGCACCCCAAGATTAGTGAATGCTGATCCGTATTTTCTCGAACACATCATTATCAACCTACTGACCAACGCCCTAAAATATTCTGAGCAACAGGTCGATATGCTACTGACCTTCGAAGCCGAGCAATATGAACTTTTGGTGAAAGACTATGGGATTGGTATTGAAGCAAATGAATTGGATCAGCTATTTCATCCATTTTTCCGAGCACAAAACACAGAAAACATTCGAGGGACAGGCATCGGCTTATCTTTCGTTAAAAAATTCGTGGAACTCCATGGAGGGACTGTGGACGTCAAGAGTGTTCTAACGCAGGGTTCCTGTTTCTGGATTACCATTCCGATCAACCCGCAGCAAGTTATGGTACCGGTTGAATCGCCGAACAAAGGCGATGAACAGCCTTTTAAAATTATCAATAATCGAATGAAAAATAATACCTAA